The Klebsiella quasivariicola region GCCTGCACGATCAGGTGTATGAGCTGGTTCGTCGCTATGGTCACGACAGCGGCGAGATCTGGCACCGGATGCAGAAATCGCTGCCCGGCGATTTAGCCATGAATATGCGTTAAGCCGGCTATTCGCGATCGCTAAACAGAACAAGGGGGCCGATGGCCCCCTTGGTTATTTTAATCGCCCGCAATGCTATAGCGCGTTCGGTCGCGCCGGGCAGCGGTCCAACAGCTCAATGCTGCCGTCCGCGTTCTGCTGCTCCAGCAGCACATCGAACCCCCACAGACGATGCACATGCTTCAGCACTTCGCGCCGGCCTTTATCGAGCGGGACGCGGTTGTGCGGCACATAGCGCAAGGTCAGCGAGCGGTCGCCGCGCAGGTCAACGTTCCACACCTGGATATTTGGCTCAAGATTGCTGAGGTTATACTGCGCCGAGAGCTTGTTGCGGATCTCGCGATAGCCCTCTTCGTTGTGTATCGCCGAGATCTCGAGGTAATTGTTGTGATCGTCATCGAGCACGGTGAAGAAGCGGAAATCGCGCATGATCTTCGGCGACAGGAACTGGCTGATAAAGCTCTCATCCTTGAAATCACGCATCGCGAAATGCAGCGTTTCCAGCCAGTCAGAACCGGCAATATCCGGGAACCAGTACTTGTCCTCTTCCGTGGGCGACTGGCAGATGCGCTTGATGTCCTGGAACATGGCGAAGCCCAGCGCGTAGGGGTTTATCCCGCTGTACCACGGGCTGTTGTACGGCGGCTGGAACACCACGTTAGTGTGACTGTGGAGAAACTCCAGCATAAACCGCTCGGTCACTTTCCCTTCATCGTAGAGATGATTGAGGATGGTGTAGTGCCAGAAGGTCGCCCACCCCTCGTTCATTACCTGGGTCTGTTTCTGCGGGTAGAAATACTGGCTGACTTTGCGCACGATGCGCAGGATCTCGCGCTGCCACGATTCGAGCAGCGGAGCATTCTTCTCCATAAAGTACAGCAGGTTCTCCTGCGGTTCGGAAGGATAGCGGCGGGCGGCTTCAATCGCCTTCTCCTCTTCCCGCTTCGGCAGGGTGCGCCACAGCATATTCACCTGGCTCTGCAGATACTCTTCCCGGCTTTTTTGCCGCGCTTTCTCCTCCTGCAGAGAGATTTTTTGCGGACGTTTATAGCGGTCGACGCCGTAGTTCATCAGCGCGTGGCAGGAGTCGAGCAGTTTCTCCACTTCGTCGACGCCATAGCGCTCTTCGCACTCGGTAATGTATTTGCGGGCGAAGATCAGGTAGTCGATGATCGAGCTGGCGTCGGTCCAGCTGCGAAACAGATAGTTATTTTTAAAGAACGAGTTATGCCCGTAGCAGGCATGGGCCATCACCAGCGCCTGCATGGTGATGGTATTTTCTTCCATCAGGTAGGCGATACAGGGGTTGGAGTTGATGACTATCTCATACGCCAGACCCTGTTGGCCGTGCTTGTAGGCCTGTTCGGTCTCAATAAATTTTTTGCCGAACGACCAGTGCGGATAGTTGATGGGCATGCCGACGCTGGAGTAGGCGTCCATCATCTGCTCGGAAGTAATGACTTCGATCTGGTGCGGGTAGGTATCAAGACGATAGAGCTTGGCGACCCGGTCCACTTCGGCCAGGTAGGTCTCCAGTAACTCGAACGTCCAGTCGGGTCCATCGCTTAAACGGGTGGTGTCCCTGTTCATGGAGTCAATCGTAGCCATTAGCGCGCCCTCGTTGTTGTTGGTTTTCTCTGAACGGAAAACCTCTAAACAAGCATAGAACACGGCACAGCAAACTGTGTTATCTGCCAATCTCTTTTCTTCGCGATTTCCCCATCTCAAAGCCGTATTTTTCGCTTATTTACAGAATTTAATGCTGGGTAAAAATAAAGCGCAGCATGAGATCGTAAATCTCACAGCGCAGGTGTGGTGCGGTTTGCTGTGAGTTAAGTCACCATAAATAAAGCGTATGTTGAATAATATTTTCAACTGAGTTATCAATTTGTAATTAGATGATTGTTCTTTAACTGTTACGGAGTCGCTATGCGTGTCGTCATACTGGGAAGTGGGGTGGTTGGGGTAGCCAGCGCGTGGTATTTGAGTCAGGCGGGTCATGAAGTGACGGTCATCGACCGTCAGCCCGGTCCGGCAGAGGAGACCAGCGCGGCCAACGCCGGGCAGATCTCCCCCGGCTATGCGGCGCCCTGGGCGGCGCCGGGGGTGCCGCTGAAGGCGATCAAATGGATGTTTCAGCGCCATGCGCCGCTGGCGATCGGCCTTGACGGCACCTCGTTCCAGCTGAAGTGGATGTGGCAGATGCTGCGCAACTGCGACACCCGCCACTATATGGAGAATAAAGGCCGGATGGTGCGCCTGGCGGAGTACAGCCGCGACTGCCTGAAGGCGCTGCGTGACACCACCGGCATTCAGTATGAAGGCCGTCAGGGCGGGACGCTGCAGCTGTTCCGGACCGCCAAACAGTATGAAAACGCCACCCGCGATATCGCGGTGCTGGAAGATGCCGGCGTGCCGTATCAGCTGCTGGAAGCGAAGCGGCTGGCGGGAGTGGAGCCGGCGCTGGCGGAAGTCAGCCACAAACTGACCGGCGGCCTGCGCCTGCCCAATGATGAAACCGGCGACTGCCAGCTGTTTACCACCCGGCTGGCGGCGATGGCGGAACAGGCCGGCGTGACCTTCCGCTTCAACACCGCAGTGGACGCCCTGCTGCAGGAGGGCGATCGCATCGCCGGGGTGAAATGCGGCGATGAGATTATCAAGGGCGACGCCTATGTGATGGCTTTTGGCTCCTACTCAACCGCGATGCTCAAGGGGCTGGTGGATATTCCCGTCTACCCGCTGAAAGGCTACTCATTGACCATTCCGATCGCTCAGGAGGACGGTGCGCCAGTTTCAACTATCCTTGATGAGACTTACAAAATCGCCATTACCCGCTTCGATCAGCGCATTCGCGTCGGCGGTATGGCCGAGATCGTCGGTTTTAACAAAGCGCTGCTGCAGCCGCGTCGCGAAACCCTGGAGATGGTGGTGCGCGACCTGTTCCCGCGCGGCGGCCACGTGGAGCAGGCGACGTTCTGGACCGGCCTGCGGCCGATGACGCCGGACGGTACCCCGGTAGTTGGGCGCACGGCGTTTAAAAACCTGTGGCTCAACACCGGCCACGGCACCCTCGGCTGGACCATGGCCTGCGGTTCCGGGCAGCTTATCAGCGATCTGATCTCCGGGCGCACGCCGGCGATCCCTTACGACGATCTGGCGGTTGCCCGTTACCGCCCCGGTTTTACCCCGGCGCGCCCGCAGCACCTGCACGGCGCACACAACTAAGGAGCTTGCATGACCCGTCCGGTAGTGGCCAGCATCGACCTGCTGGCCTTGCGGCAGAATTTACAGATAGTGCGTCGCGCGGCCCCCGGGTCGCGCCTGTGGGCAGTGGTCAAAGCCAATGCCTATGGCCATGGCGTGGCGCGGGTATGGAGTGCGTTAAGCGCGGCGGATGGTTTCGCCTTGCTCAATCTGGAAGAGGCGATCCTGCTGCGCGAGCAGGGCTGGAAAGGCCCGATCCTGCTGCTGGAGGGTTTCTTCCATGCCGATGAGCTGGCGGTGCTGGATCAATATCGTTTAACCACCAGCGTCCACAGCAACTGGCAAATTAAGGCTCTGCAGCAGGCGAAGCTGCGCGCGCCGCTGGATATCTATCTCAAGGTGAACAGCGGCATGAACCGGCTGGGCTTTATGCCTGAGCGGGTGCACACCGTCTGGCAGCAGCTGCGGGCGATAAGTAACGTCGGCGAGATGACGCTGATGTCGCACTTCGCGGAGGCGGAGAACCCGCAGGGCATTGTCG contains the following coding sequences:
- a CDS encoding SpoVR family protein, whose translation is MATIDSMNRDTTRLSDGPDWTFELLETYLAEVDRVAKLYRLDTYPHQIEVITSEQMMDAYSSVGMPINYPHWSFGKKFIETEQAYKHGQQGLAYEIVINSNPCIAYLMEENTITMQALVMAHACYGHNSFFKNNYLFRSWTDASSIIDYLIFARKYITECEERYGVDEVEKLLDSCHALMNYGVDRYKRPQKISLQEEKARQKSREEYLQSQVNMLWRTLPKREEEKAIEAARRYPSEPQENLLYFMEKNAPLLESWQREILRIVRKVSQYFYPQKQTQVMNEGWATFWHYTILNHLYDEGKVTERFMLEFLHSHTNVVFQPPYNSPWYSGINPYALGFAMFQDIKRICQSPTEEDKYWFPDIAGSDWLETLHFAMRDFKDESFISQFLSPKIMRDFRFFTVLDDDHNNYLEISAIHNEEGYREIRNKLSAQYNLSNLEPNIQVWNVDLRGDRSLTLRYVPHNRVPLDKGRREVLKHVHRLWGFDVLLEQQNADGSIELLDRCPARPNAL
- a CDS encoding D-amino acid dehydrogenase, coding for MRVVILGSGVVGVASAWYLSQAGHEVTVIDRQPGPAEETSAANAGQISPGYAAPWAAPGVPLKAIKWMFQRHAPLAIGLDGTSFQLKWMWQMLRNCDTRHYMENKGRMVRLAEYSRDCLKALRDTTGIQYEGRQGGTLQLFRTAKQYENATRDIAVLEDAGVPYQLLEAKRLAGVEPALAEVSHKLTGGLRLPNDETGDCQLFTTRLAAMAEQAGVTFRFNTAVDALLQEGDRIAGVKCGDEIIKGDAYVMAFGSYSTAMLKGLVDIPVYPLKGYSLTIPIAQEDGAPVSTILDETYKIAITRFDQRIRVGGMAEIVGFNKALLQPRRETLEMVVRDLFPRGGHVEQATFWTGLRPMTPDGTPVVGRTAFKNLWLNTGHGTLGWTMACGSGQLISDLISGRTPAIPYDDLAVARYRPGFTPARPQHLHGAHN